From a region of the Pseudomonas fulva 12-X genome:
- a CDS encoding HD domain-containing protein, translating to MNLDPFAPYAELAGQLLAGCAPSTDDGAHDLSHLQRVWANVRRLQREEGGDLQLLLAAVLLHDCVAVEKDSPLRSSASRLSAARAGEVLAYLGWPSERVAAVRHAIEAHSFSAAITPTSLEARILQDADRLDAIGLVGVARCFHVSGRLGSALYDAEDIDACQRPLDDQRFALDHFHTKLLGLAAGFQTATGARLAAQRHARMVAFLDAFREETQPFEQ from the coding sequence ATGAATCTGGATCCTTTCGCCCCATACGCCGAGCTGGCTGGCCAGCTGTTGGCTGGCTGTGCGCCGTCTACCGACGATGGCGCCCATGACCTGTCGCACCTGCAGCGGGTGTGGGCCAACGTTCGGCGCTTGCAGCGCGAGGAGGGCGGCGATCTGCAGTTGCTGCTGGCGGCGGTGCTGCTGCATGACTGCGTGGCGGTGGAAAAGGATTCGCCGCTGCGCTCCAGCGCTTCGCGGTTGTCCGCTGCGCGCGCCGGCGAGGTGCTCGCATACCTCGGCTGGCCGAGCGAGCGCGTCGCCGCCGTGCGCCATGCCATCGAGGCGCACAGTTTCTCCGCCGCCATCACGCCGACCAGCCTGGAGGCGCGCATCCTGCAGGATGCTGACCGCCTGGACGCCATCGGCCTGGTCGGCGTGGCGCGTTGCTTTCATGTCTCCGGGCGCTTGGGCAGCGCGCTGTACGATGCCGAGGATATCGACGCATGCCAGCGGCCACTGGATGACCAGCGTTTCGCCCTGGACCATTTCCACACCAAGTTGCTGGGCCTGGCCGCCGGCTTTCAGACCGCCACCGGTGCGCGCCTGGCCGCGCAGCGGCACGCGCGAATGGTCGCCTTCCTCGACGCCTTTCGCGAAGAAACCCAGCCCTTCGAGCAGTAG
- a CDS encoding gamma carbonic anhydrase family protein, with the protein MAIRTYQGTKPTLGDRVFVDSSAVVIGDVEIGEDSSVWPLTVIRGDMHRIRIGKRTSVQDGSVLHITHAGPFNPDGFPLIIGDEVTIGHKVMLHGCTLGSRILVGMGSTVMDGAVVEDDVIIGAGSLVPPGKVLESGFLYVGSPVKQARPLTDKERNFFSYTAGNYVKLKDQHIAEGYDH; encoded by the coding sequence GTGGCGATTCGTACTTATCAGGGCACAAAACCGACGCTCGGTGATCGGGTGTTCGTCGACAGCTCGGCGGTGGTCATCGGCGACGTGGAAATCGGCGAGGACAGTTCGGTGTGGCCGCTGACCGTGATCCGCGGCGACATGCACCGCATCCGCATCGGCAAACGCACCAGCGTGCAGGACGGCAGCGTGCTGCACATCACCCACGCCGGCCCGTTCAACCCGGACGGCTTCCCGCTGATCATCGGCGACGAAGTGACCATCGGCCACAAGGTGATGCTGCACGGCTGCACCTTAGGCAGCCGCATTCTGGTCGGTATGGGCAGCACAGTGATGGACGGTGCGGTGGTCGAGGACGACGTGATCATCGGCGCCGGCAGCCTGGTGCCACCGGGCAAAGTGCTGGAGAGCGGTTTCCTGTACGTCGGCAGCCCGGTGAAACAGGCACGGCCGTTGACCGACAAGGAACGCAATTTCTTCAGCTATACCGCCGGCAACTACGTGAAACTCAAGGACCAGCACATTGCCGAGGGCTACGACCACTAG
- a CDS encoding DUF6484 domain-containing protein, producing the protein MTVQHHTPAAATRLDGVVIGVLLDVPQASSPVVAFAGCPSETGIAATTTTALSREDIGAQVALMFVGGDPSQPLVIGRIQRLPQAPAPAAIAHLDGERLEFSAEREIVLRCGKASITLTREGKVLIKGAYLSSRSSGVNRIKGGSVQIN; encoded by the coding sequence ATGACTGTCCAGCACCACACTCCCGCCGCCGCCACTCGCCTCGACGGCGTGGTCATCGGCGTACTGCTCGATGTGCCGCAAGCTTCCAGCCCGGTGGTGGCTTTTGCCGGCTGCCCGTCGGAGACCGGCATTGCCGCGACCACCACCACGGCCCTCAGCCGCGAGGACATCGGCGCCCAGGTGGCCCTGATGTTCGTTGGCGGCGACCCGAGCCAGCCACTGGTGATCGGCCGTATCCAGCGCCTGCCGCAGGCACCGGCGCCTGCCGCCATCGCCCATCTCGACGGCGAGCGCCTGGAATTCAGCGCCGAGCGCGAGATCGTGCTGCGCTGCGGCAAGGCCAGCATCACCCTGACCCGCGAAGGCAAGGTGCTGATCAAGGGCGCCTACCTGTCCAGCCGCTCCAGCGGCGTGAACCGCATCAAGGGCGGTTCGGTGCAGATCAACTAA
- the solA gene encoding N-methyl-L-tryptophan oxidase has product MHYDVIVIGLGAMGAATLYQLAKRGVRVAGIDRHAPPHDQGSSHGDTRITRQAVGEGAAYVPLALNSQRIWRELEAQSGEALFQACGMLMLSSSQEPTRGHGTPDFGGETAALAKRFGIEHSLLDAAAIRQRFPQFGGFGDAATGYYEPGAGYVRPERAIEVQLKLAEKLGAVLHTHTRVEAIESDAGGVRVRTGSGTLTADKAIVCAGMWTGRLLGASVEGLLKVCRQQLVWFELDEPERFAAGSPVYILLHGAADTDSCYGFPPLPGENAIKVATEQYLEGCDPDTVDRSVSQADIDALYDAHVAGRLLGVSRRVLKSKVCTYTITPDFNFIIDTHPQMANVILVSACSGHGFKHSAGIGEALAMQYCGEPGAADLSAFSLARFTS; this is encoded by the coding sequence ATGCACTACGACGTTATCGTGATCGGCCTGGGCGCCATGGGCGCCGCCACCCTCTATCAACTGGCCAAGCGCGGTGTGCGCGTGGCCGGCATCGACCGCCATGCGCCGCCCCACGACCAGGGCTCCAGCCATGGCGACACGCGCATCACCCGCCAGGCGGTGGGCGAGGGCGCGGCCTACGTGCCGCTGGCGCTCAATTCCCAACGCATCTGGCGCGAGCTGGAGGCGCAGAGCGGCGAGGCGTTGTTCCAAGCCTGCGGCATGCTGATGCTGAGCAGCAGCCAGGAGCCGACCCGCGGTCACGGCACGCCTGACTTCGGCGGCGAAACGGCGGCGCTGGCCAAACGCTTCGGCATCGAACACAGCCTGTTGGACGCCGCCGCCATCCGCCAGCGCTTCCCGCAATTCGGCGGCTTCGGCGATGCGGCCACCGGCTACTACGAGCCGGGCGCCGGCTACGTGCGCCCCGAGCGGGCCATCGAGGTGCAGCTGAAGCTGGCCGAGAAGCTGGGCGCGGTCTTGCACACCCATACGCGGGTCGAGGCTATCGAGTCCGATGCCGGAGGCGTTCGGGTGCGCACGGGCAGCGGCACGCTTACGGCGGACAAGGCCATCGTCTGCGCCGGCATGTGGACGGGCCGGCTGCTGGGCGCATCGGTCGAGGGCTTGCTGAAGGTCTGTCGCCAGCAGCTGGTGTGGTTCGAGCTGGACGAGCCGGAGCGTTTTGCTGCCGGCTCGCCGGTGTACATCCTGCTGCACGGCGCGGCGGATACCGACAGTTGCTACGGTTTCCCGCCGCTGCCCGGCGAGAACGCCATCAAGGTCGCCACCGAGCAGTACCTCGAAGGCTGCGACCCGGATACCGTGGATCGCAGCGTCAGCCAGGCGGATATCGACGCCCTGTACGACGCCCACGTGGCTGGCCGGCTGCTCGGGGTTTCCCGGCGGGTGCTGAAGTCCAAGGTGTGCACCTATACCATTACGCCGGACTTCAATTTCATCATCGATACCCATCCGCAGATGGCTAACGTGATCCTGGTGTCGGCCTGCTCGGGGCACGGCTTCAAGCATTCCGCCGGTATCGGCGAGGCCCTGGCCATGCAGTATTGTGGCGAGCCGGGGGCGGCTGATCTGTCGGCGTTTTCGCTGGCGCGATTCACGTCGTAG
- the parS gene encoding type II RES/Xre toxin-antitoxin system antitoxin: protein MTVTAMRQAKQGKDDHSPVVAAFWDFSAGREKLSEAERLQQIRDGFAADLVQAVKATFTLPERSLETLLNASISTLERRRRERKVLDPVASERLDRIAMVCQLAEDVFESRQAAAEWMSRANRSLGDQAPIMLCETEIGAKQVRRVLNALDWGGAA, encoded by the coding sequence ATGACCGTTACCGCAATGCGTCAGGCCAAACAGGGCAAGGACGACCATTCGCCCGTGGTCGCCGCCTTCTGGGATTTCAGCGCCGGCCGGGAAAAGCTCAGTGAAGCCGAGCGCCTGCAGCAGATTCGCGACGGCTTCGCCGCCGACCTGGTGCAGGCCGTCAAGGCGACCTTCACCCTGCCCGAGCGCAGCCTGGAAACTCTTCTCAACGCGTCGATCTCGACCCTCGAACGCCGCCGCCGCGAGCGCAAGGTGCTCGACCCGGTAGCCTCGGAGCGCCTGGATCGCATCGCCATGGTCTGCCAATTGGCCGAGGACGTGTTCGAAAGCCGCCAGGCAGCCGCCGAGTGGATGTCCCGCGCCAATCGCTCCCTCGGCGACCAGGCACCGATCATGCTCTGCGAGACGGAAATCGGCGCCAAGCAGGTACGCCGGGTGCTCAACGCTCTCGATTGGGGTGGCGCCGCCTGA
- a CDS encoding 3-oxoacyl-ACP synthase has product MSALSILSSGMLSAVGLSAPASCAAIRCALDNFQETRFIDGGGEWQVAASVPLEEPWRGRTKLVKMAARAIAESLAGVPGIDCAATPLLLGVAELDRPGRSDGLDNSLLRDIERELGVRFHEASTLIPRGRVSAGVALLNARRLIHEGGHRHVLIAGVDSFLNAATLSAFEQRQRLLTSQHSNGFIPGEGAAAVVVGAPVRQDAEQLICFGLGFGVEKATVEADDIPLRADGLVQATQAALKDGNCRMEQMDYRLTDNSGEQYYFKEAALALSRTLRVVKEEFDIWHPADCIGECGAAIGPAMLAVALAASRKGYSPGTNIVYQLGNDAGERAVALLRYQRVGAA; this is encoded by the coding sequence ATGAGCGCCCTCAGCATCCTCTCCAGCGGCATGCTCAGCGCCGTGGGCCTGAGCGCGCCGGCCAGTTGCGCGGCGATCCGCTGCGCCCTCGACAACTTTCAGGAAACCCGCTTCATCGACGGCGGCGGCGAATGGCAGGTCGCTGCCAGCGTGCCGCTGGAGGAGCCGTGGCGCGGGCGTACCAAGCTGGTGAAGATGGCTGCCCGAGCCATCGCCGAAAGCCTGGCCGGCGTGCCGGGCATCGATTGCGCCGCCACGCCGCTGCTGCTCGGCGTCGCCGAACTGGATCGCCCAGGGCGTAGCGACGGTCTGGACAACAGCCTGCTGCGCGATATCGAGCGCGAGCTGGGCGTGCGCTTTCATGAAGCCTCCACGCTGATCCCGCGGGGCCGGGTCAGCGCCGGCGTGGCGCTGCTCAATGCGCGCCGGCTGATCCACGAAGGCGGCCATCGGCATGTGCTGATCGCCGGGGTCGACTCCTTTCTCAACGCAGCCACCCTGTCCGCCTTCGAGCAACGCCAGCGACTGCTCACCAGCCAGCATTCCAACGGTTTCATTCCCGGCGAAGGCGCGGCGGCGGTGGTGGTCGGCGCGCCCGTGCGCCAGGACGCCGAACAGCTGATCTGCTTCGGGCTGGGCTTTGGCGTCGAGAAGGCCACCGTGGAAGCCGACGACATCCCGCTGCGCGCGGACGGCCTGGTGCAGGCCACCCAGGCGGCGCTCAAGGACGGCAACTGCCGTATGGAGCAGATGGACTACCGGCTGACCGACAACTCCGGCGAGCAGTACTACTTCAAGGAAGCCGCCCTGGCGCTGAGCCGCACGCTGCGGGTGGTCAAGGAAGAGTTCGACATTTGGCATCCCGCCGACTGCATCGGCGAATGCGGCGCCGCCATCGGCCCGGCCATGCTGGCAGTGGCACTGGCCGCCTCGCGCAAGGGCTACAGTCCTGGTACGAACATCGTCTATCAACTGGGCAACGACGCCGGCGAGCGCGCCGTGGCGTTGCTGCGTTACCAACGGGTAGGAGCCGCCTGA
- a CDS encoding DUF2169 family type VI secretion system accessory protein, translated as MELLNATRMVTAYNQGLDADGREYLVVVVKGTFDLPVDGSVARLLDEQQPLLMSDIFAGDPALSAPLREFDFAPFKPYCDVLVSGSAQAPGGRPVSQLTVGIRVGRVSKAFSVFGPRHWQPGALGTSAGAPQPFVRQDISYASAFGGSHPAPGNPEQLLCNLRNPAGRGWYPRSLGGGTVVGMPMPNTEKLGQPVDAPHGDFEPMALGPLGKHWQARVGFAGTYDQAWQDEQFPFLPRDFDERYFQAAPVDQQTDYLKGGEEVFLLGLLPTERAGFRVPSVRMPVTYFLSAGGHETAEAVIDTLLVDTDANHVEITWRTRRPLKRSLFEIAQVLVGEKSRAWWRARELGKDYYPSLAALSRSRLAEDQSS; from the coding sequence ATGGAACTGCTCAATGCCACCCGGATGGTGACCGCCTACAACCAGGGCCTGGACGCCGATGGCCGCGAATACCTGGTGGTCGTCGTCAAGGGCACCTTCGACCTGCCGGTGGACGGCAGCGTGGCGCGCCTGCTCGATGAGCAGCAGCCGCTGCTGATGAGCGATATCTTTGCCGGCGATCCGGCGCTGTCCGCGCCGTTGCGCGAGTTCGACTTCGCCCCCTTCAAGCCGTACTGCGACGTGCTGGTCAGCGGCAGCGCCCAGGCGCCGGGCGGGCGACCGGTCAGCCAGCTGACCGTGGGCATCCGCGTCGGCCGGGTCAGCAAGGCGTTCAGCGTGTTCGGCCCGCGCCACTGGCAGCCCGGCGCCCTGGGCACCAGCGCCGGCGCGCCGCAGCCCTTCGTGCGCCAGGACATTTCCTACGCCAGCGCCTTCGGCGGCAGCCACCCGGCGCCGGGCAACCCCGAGCAACTGCTGTGCAACCTGCGCAACCCGGCCGGCCGGGGCTGGTACCCGCGCAGCCTGGGCGGCGGCACCGTGGTCGGCATGCCGATGCCCAATACCGAAAAGCTCGGCCAGCCGGTGGATGCTCCCCATGGCGATTTCGAGCCCATGGCCCTCGGCCCGCTGGGCAAGCACTGGCAGGCGCGGGTCGGTTTCGCCGGCACCTACGACCAGGCCTGGCAGGACGAGCAGTTTCCCTTCCTGCCCAGGGACTTCGACGAGCGCTACTTTCAAGCGGCCCCGGTCGACCAGCAGACCGACTACCTCAAGGGCGGCGAAGAGGTGTTCCTGCTCGGCCTGCTGCCCACCGAGCGCGCCGGCTTCCGGGTGCCCAGCGTACGCATGCCGGTGACCTATTTTCTCAGCGCCGGCGGCCATGAAACGGCGGAAGCGGTCATCGACACCCTGCTGGTCGACACCGACGCGAACCATGTGGAAATTACCTGGCGTACCCGCCGCCCCCTCAAGCGCAGCCTGTTTGAGATCGCCCAGGTGCTGGTCGGCGAGAAATCCCGCGCCTGGTGGCGCGCCCGCGAGCTGGGCAAGGACTATTACCCGTCCCTGGCCGCCCTGAGCCGCAGCCGCCTGGCCGAGGATCAATCGTCATGA
- a CDS encoding RES family NAD+ phosphorylase has product MRAWRVAKAKRATDLSGRGAAIEGGRWNEQDIAAVYMGLSPGICCLETFVHAEGPPAMPMKITCFELPDDADLYWEPAAGELPEGWNALPVDRPSMDFGSAWLRAVSHLGLIVPSAVLPLERNLVVNPLHPAISRIRIVDTYDFTYDPRMFKA; this is encoded by the coding sequence ATGCGTGCCTGGCGCGTGGCCAAGGCCAAGCGGGCCACCGACCTGTCCGGACGCGGCGCCGCCATCGAAGGTGGGCGCTGGAACGAGCAGGACATCGCCGCCGTGTACATGGGCCTGAGCCCCGGCATCTGCTGCCTGGAAACCTTCGTGCACGCCGAAGGCCCGCCAGCGATGCCGATGAAGATCACCTGTTTCGAGCTGCCGGACGACGCCGACCTCTACTGGGAGCCCGCAGCGGGCGAGTTGCCAGAAGGCTGGAACGCGCTGCCGGTGGATCGCCCGAGCATGGATTTCGGCAGCGCCTGGCTGCGCGCCGTCAGCCACCTCGGCCTGATCGTGCCGTCCGCGGTGCTGCCGCTGGAGCGCAACCTGGTGGTCAACCCGCTGCACCCGGCCATCAGTCGCATCCGCATCGTCGACACCTACGATTTCACCTACGACCCACGCATGTTCAAGGCGTGA
- a CDS encoding HNH/endonuclease VII fold toxin-2 domain-containing protein: MTNEVYANNREISCKAASGKSIAAFPDVCFTPPQTPPMPLGIPIPYPNTGLSKDTTKGTRTIRITRKEVMLKNKSYYKTSYGDEPGRAPKKGIITSKIKGKVYFTSWSMDVKFEGKNVVRHMDLTTHNHGSFPGNTPTWPYLDQMAAAQNPNDPCSNVAKGLADNDCNRHIKANTSSTGSVNRKAASAALCADDKCKESMACVLTPYSPSNCCDGKTPHHIVPKSQFKELGKAGKALLLDKAGENKYDPDKAPCICEDGHSHSTGTHGDIHEETNLLTVGHPKVAPHVTGKSISPNARWDVADAEAVGAKATKKGGAQCNEECTQKQVRASHQQMGILPNDKIRPTTAGRVPEPVDTQTF; encoded by the coding sequence ATGACCAATGAGGTCTATGCCAACAACCGGGAGATTTCCTGCAAGGCAGCCAGCGGCAAATCCATCGCCGCCTTTCCCGACGTCTGCTTCACCCCGCCGCAGACACCGCCGATGCCTCTGGGCATCCCGATCCCGTACCCCAACACCGGGCTGTCCAAGGACACCACCAAGGGCACGCGCACCATCCGCATCACCCGCAAGGAAGTGATGCTCAAGAACAAGAGCTACTACAAGACCAGCTACGGCGACGAACCCGGCCGCGCCCCGAAGAAAGGCATCATCACCAGCAAGATCAAGGGCAAGGTGTACTTCACCTCCTGGTCGATGGACGTCAAGTTCGAAGGCAAGAACGTGGTGCGACATATGGATCTGACGACCCATAACCATGGGTCGTTTCCAGGGAATACGCCGACCTGGCCGTATCTGGATCAGATGGCGGCAGCGCAGAATCCTAACGACCCTTGCAGCAACGTAGCAAAGGGGTTGGCAGATAACGACTGTAACCGCCATATCAAAGCCAATACTTCTTCAACAGGTAGCGTCAACCGTAAAGCGGCATCTGCAGCGCTATGTGCAGACGATAAATGCAAAGAATCCATGGCCTGCGTATTGACACCTTATTCACCATCGAACTGCTGCGACGGGAAAACTCCTCACCACATCGTACCTAAGTCGCAATTCAAGGAGCTTGGCAAAGCTGGTAAAGCATTGCTACTCGATAAAGCCGGCGAAAACAAATACGACCCAGATAAGGCACCTTGTATCTGTGAGGATGGCCACAGCCATTCCACGGGAACGCACGGAGACATACACGAGGAAACCAACTTGTTAACTGTTGGACACCCAAAAGTCGCTCCGCATGTAACAGGTAAGAGCATTTCCCCCAATGCCCGCTGGGATGTGGCTGACGCGGAAGCCGTAGGTGCGAAAGCTACGAAAAAGGGAGGAGCTCAGTGCAATGAGGAGTGCACTCAAAAGCAAGTCCGCGCTAGCCACCAACAAATGGGCATTTTGCCAAATGACAAGATCCGCCCGACTACTGCGGGTCGGGTACCAGAGCCTGTAGATACGCAGACTTTCTAG
- a CDS encoding GNAT family N-acetyltransferase encodes MNIRPISEADFDQVWPIIRDVVQGQETYAYDPAMDRTTAWKTWVELPRATFVAEEHGQILGTYYIKANAAGPGDHVCNCGYMTSPAARGKGVASALCQHSLQVARELGFQAMQFNSVVASNTVAVALWQKHGFAIVGTLPKAYRHRTLGLVDCHVMYRWLGD; translated from the coding sequence GTGAATATCCGCCCCATCAGCGAAGCCGATTTCGACCAGGTCTGGCCCATCATCCGCGATGTGGTCCAGGGCCAGGAAACCTACGCCTATGACCCGGCCATGGACCGCACGACGGCCTGGAAAACCTGGGTCGAGCTGCCCCGCGCCACCTTCGTGGCCGAAGAACATGGGCAGATCCTCGGCACCTATTACATCAAGGCCAACGCCGCAGGGCCGGGCGACCACGTGTGCAACTGCGGCTACATGACCTCGCCGGCCGCCCGCGGCAAGGGCGTGGCGAGCGCGCTGTGCCAGCACTCGCTGCAGGTCGCCCGCGAGCTGGGCTTCCAGGCCATGCAGTTCAACTCGGTGGTGGCCAGCAACACCGTCGCCGTGGCGCTCTGGCAGAAACACGGTTTCGCCATCGTCGGCACCCTGCCCAAGGCCTACCGCCACCGCACGCTGGGCCTGGTGGACTGCCATGTGATGTATCGCTGGCTGGGCGACTGA
- a CDS encoding type VI secretion system Vgr family protein — MAITQQSRMAKVNSPLGENALVMERLAGNESLGRLFHYELSLASENSSLKLNALLGKPMGLAVQLADGSDRYFHGIVARCSQTAHRGQFASYQVTLKPWLWLLSRTSDCRIFQSKTVPDIVKQVFRDLGFSDFEDALTRSYREWDYCVQYRETSFDFVSRLMEQEGIYYYFRHEQERHVLVLCDAYGAHSTAPGYGRVPFYPLDDQMRERDHIHDWHLAHEVQPGSLALNDYDFQRPSARLEVRSSIAREHANADYPLYDYPGEYVQSKDGEQYARNRIEAIQAQYEQIRLKGNARGLGSGHLFSLTDYPRDDQNREYLIVDAEYTITQDLYESGRGSESFQFDSSLTCIDASQVFRPLPLTVQPIVQGPQTAMVVGPKGEEIWTDQYGRVKVHFYWDRHDQSNENSSCWIRVSQNWAGKNWGSIQIPRIGQEVIVSFLEGDPDRPIITGRVYNAEQTVPYDLPANATQSGTKSRSSKGGTPANFNEIRMEDKKGEEQLFIHAEKNQDIEVENDETHWVGHDRTKTIDNDETVHVKHDRTETVDNNETITIGVDRTEKVGNNESITIGVNRSEKVGSNETIAIGANRTETVGSDETISIGANRTESVGSNETISIGANRTESVGNNERTTIGADRTALITANEYVLVGADQANMVGGNESHYVRGERNSRVLKDDNLHVGKNFVLKAGDSITLQTGAASIVMKKDGTIVIRGKNISIDGSGAINVKAAKNIVMKGQKILQN, encoded by the coding sequence ATGGCAATCACACAACAGTCGCGCATGGCCAAGGTCAACAGCCCGCTCGGCGAAAACGCGCTGGTGATGGAGCGCCTGGCCGGCAACGAATCCCTGGGCCGCCTGTTCCACTACGAGCTCAGCCTGGCCTCGGAAAACTCCTCGCTCAAGCTCAATGCCCTGCTCGGCAAGCCCATGGGCCTGGCCGTGCAACTGGCCGACGGCAGCGACCGCTACTTCCACGGCATCGTCGCGCGCTGCAGCCAGACCGCCCACCGCGGCCAGTTCGCCAGCTATCAGGTCACCCTCAAGCCCTGGTTATGGCTGCTGTCGCGCACCTCCGACTGCCGCATCTTCCAGAGCAAGACGGTGCCGGACATCGTCAAGCAGGTGTTCCGCGACCTGGGTTTCTCGGACTTCGAAGACGCCCTGACCCGCTCCTACCGCGAGTGGGACTATTGCGTGCAGTATCGCGAGACCAGCTTCGATTTCGTCAGCCGGCTGATGGAGCAGGAAGGCATCTACTACTACTTCCGCCACGAGCAGGAGCGCCATGTGCTGGTGCTCTGCGATGCCTATGGTGCCCACAGCACGGCGCCCGGATATGGGCGCGTGCCCTTCTATCCGCTCGACGACCAGATGCGCGAGCGTGACCACATCCACGACTGGCACCTGGCCCACGAGGTGCAGCCCGGCTCCCTGGCGCTCAACGACTACGACTTCCAGCGCCCCAGCGCACGCCTGGAAGTGCGCTCCAGCATCGCCCGCGAGCACGCCAACGCCGATTATCCGCTCTACGACTACCCGGGCGAGTACGTGCAGAGCAAGGACGGCGAGCAGTACGCGCGCAATCGCATCGAGGCGATCCAGGCGCAGTACGAGCAGATCCGCCTGAAGGGCAATGCCCGAGGCCTGGGCAGCGGGCACCTGTTCAGCCTTACCGATTACCCGCGCGACGATCAGAACCGCGAGTACCTGATCGTCGATGCCGAATACACCATCACCCAGGATCTCTACGAAAGCGGCCGCGGCAGCGAGAGCTTCCAGTTCGACAGCAGCCTGACCTGCATCGACGCCAGCCAGGTGTTCCGCCCGCTGCCGCTGACCGTGCAGCCCATCGTGCAGGGCCCGCAGACGGCCATGGTGGTCGGCCCGAAGGGCGAGGAAATCTGGACCGACCAGTACGGCCGCGTGAAGGTGCACTTCTACTGGGACCGCCACGACCAATCCAACGAGAACAGCTCGTGCTGGATTCGCGTGTCGCAGAACTGGGCCGGCAAGAACTGGGGCTCGATTCAGATTCCGCGCATCGGCCAGGAAGTGATCGTCAGCTTTCTGGAGGGCGACCCCGACCGGCCGATCATCACCGGCCGCGTCTACAACGCCGAGCAGACGGTGCCCTACGACCTGCCCGCCAACGCCACGCAAAGCGGCACCAAGAGCCGCTCGAGCAAGGGTGGCACGCCGGCCAACTTCAACGAAATCCGCATGGAAGACAAGAAGGGCGAAGAGCAGCTGTTCATCCATGCCGAGAAGAACCAGGACATCGAGGTTGAGAACGACGAGACCCACTGGGTCGGCCACGACCGCACCAAGACCATCGACAACGACGAAACGGTGCACGTCAAACACGACCGCACCGAGACGGTGGACAACAACGAGACCATCACCATCGGCGTCGATCGTACCGAAAAGGTCGGCAACAACGAGTCCATCACCATCGGCGTGAACCGCAGCGAGAAGGTCGGCAGCAACGAGACCATCGCCATCGGCGCCAACCGTACCGAGACCGTCGGCAGCGATGAAACCATCAGCATCGGCGCCAACCGCACCGAGAGCGTGGGCAGCAACGAAACCATCAGCATCGGCGCCAACCGCACCGAAAGCGTCGGCAACAACGAGCGCACCACCATCGGTGCCGACCGCACCGCGCTGATCACTGCCAACGAGTACGTGCTCGTCGGTGCAGACCAGGCGAACATGGTGGGCGGCAACGAGTCGCACTATGTGCGTGGCGAGCGCAACAGCCGCGTCCTCAAGGATGACAATCTGCATGTCGGCAAGAACTTCGTGCTCAAGGCCGGCGACTCGATCACCCTGCAGACCGGCGCTGCCAGCATCGTCATGAAGAAGGACGGCACCATCGTCATTCGTGGCAAGAACATCAGCATCGACGGCTCCGGGGCGATCAACGTCAAGGCCGCCAAGAACATCGTGATGAAAGGCCAGAAGATCCTGCAGAACTAG